Genomic segment of Clostridia bacterium:
TATTTGTTAATAATTTGTATTTGCTAAATATTTTAGCGAAAATATTAATTTGCTTAAAATGTAATTTAATTTACTAGATATTATCTTATGTGTTTTTGCTCGTTTTGTCAAGAATATTTGTTGCAAAGTAGATAAAAACTGTTAAATATTTATTAATTCGTTAGATTTATATTTATTTAGATAATTATAATTTACTTTGTCATAGGTCTAGTCGTTGCTAATTTTTATAATAAATTTATCGAGCAAAGCGGTGGGGTGGTAGCTTTGTTTTGATTGCCTTAGACCGTCTAACCCCATATCTTCTTCACGGTTTAGATACTTGTAGTTTTGTCCAAAAGTTGTCACAAAACTATGTAACAGCATCTCGCAAACGCCCGAAAAGCTCTTGTCGGCTCTTTCAGTGTGTTCAAACAATGTTTGTCCGTTGCCCTCGCCTAGCGCAAGCCCTACTATTTGCTTATCGGCAAAAAGAACTCCGCCGATTTGATTAAGTTTATTCCAGTTATCGATACAATCAAGCGTGGTTTCTATTTCGTATTGCGATAAACTGCTAGATTGACCGCTTTCAAGCTTTCTTAAAAATATTTCAATTTGTTTTATATCGGTTTGTTCAACGTTTATAAATTGCCAGTTATACAAACTTTTAAATTTTGCAATAAAATTTCGTTTTGCGTGATATTTTTTGCCTGCAAGGTTTGTTAAATCTTCGATATTGTAAAGATAGTCTGCCCAATTATCGTGTTTTGTCGCTTGTCCTAAGTCAAAATAAAACTGCATATCGCTCGCAATCGGCGAAAATGTTATGTCGCCTTTTACGTGTTGTCTAAGCATTTGCAAATGCTTTTGTTTATTTTCGTCCAAGCAAGGAAAATAAGAATTCTCATTTTTGCTATAAATAAACAATAAATCGTCTTCAATAGCGTATAAAAACTTATAATAATCTCGCCACATATATAACGTGCCAATGGTATAGTCGCATAAATTATGCAAATTTAAGATATGTTGCGCAATTTCGCCAACATTTTGACTATTAATTTCTTTAAATATCATAGGTTATAATTCAATTAATTTCCTCTTTTTGTAATAGCATATCACTATGCCTTTTGGTAAAGTCGAACAAATATCGTCGTAGTTACTGCCTATATCGGTTACGTTGTGACTGTCGCTACCTATTGTTACATATTTTCCGCCAAGTTTATGGTAAAGTTCAATAACTTCCATTTGTGGCGAAGGCGGTAAATTCTTACGCATTGTTGACGTGTTAATTTCTAGCGATATGTTATTTTTCACACATTCTTTAAGAATTTGTTCAGTCATAGTTTGGTCATAGCAATATTTGTTTACAAATTTCTTTGGAAAGTCTAAGTGCGCTAGGCTGTCAAACTTGCCTACTTTTGCCATTGCTAGCGTGCGAGAATATTGTTCTTGCCACAGCTGTTCTACGTTAAGTTGCCCTCTTAAATATAGCTCGGTAGGTATATGAACCGACCCTAAAATAAAGTCGTATTCAGTTGCTTTTGTTACTTTTTCAAATAACTCCAAATTTGTGTTGGGCTCGGCATATTCTAGTCCAAAAAGAATTTGCATCTTGCCCTCGTAACGTTTACAAACCTTAGCGTAATCTTTTTTGCGATTAACAAAGTCAAAGTTACGGTAAGTTTCAAACGGACCATAAACGTCGATATGGTCGGTAAAGCAAATTATATCTATACTGTTATCGATGGCGCATTGACAATTTCTTTCAAATGTCGAGTCCGCCTTAGCGTCGGGAGAATAGTTTGTGTGAACGTGCAAATCTGTTTTCATAGTACGATTAGTTTAACACTTTGCAGGGTAAATTGTCAATTTTAACTTGTAATGTTGTTAAAAATTATTATAAATAAAAAGTTTACAACTTATAAAAAGTAAATTTTACAATATTTTTAAATGTTTTTAGCCTTAGAAATA
This window contains:
- a CDS encoding phosphatidylglycerol lysyltransferase domain-containing protein — its product is MIFKEINSQNVGEIAQHILNLHNLCDYTIGTLYMWRDYYKFLYAIEDDLLFIYSKNENSYFPCLDENKQKHLQMLRQHVKGDITFSPIASDMQFYFDLGQATKHDNWADYLYNIEDLTNLAGKKYHAKRNFIAKFKSLYNWQFINVEQTDIKQIEIFLRKLESGQSSSLSQYEIETTLDCIDNWNKLNQIGGVLFADKQIVGLALGEGNGQTLFEHTERADKSFSGVCEMLLHSFVTTFGQNYKYLNREEDMGLDGLRQSKQSYHPTALLDKFIIKISND
- a CDS encoding histidinol-phosphatase HisJ family protein translates to MKTDLHVHTNYSPDAKADSTFERNCQCAIDNSIDIICFTDHIDVYGPFETYRNFDFVNRKKDYAKVCKRYEGKMQILFGLEYAEPNTNLELFEKVTKATEYDFILGSVHIPTELYLRGQLNVEQLWQEQYSRTLAMAKVGKFDSLAHLDFPKKFVNKYCYDQTMTEQILKECVKNNISLEINTSTMRKNLPPSPQMEVIELYHKLGGKYVTIGSDSHNVTDIGSNYDDICSTLPKGIVICYYKKRKLIEL